ACCACATTCCAGCCGTAGGAGCGGATGCCGGGGCCGGTGGAGAAGCAGCCGAGCTTGGCGTCGGCGGGCGCCTTCTCATCGAAGTGCTTCTTGTAGGCGAGCCAGGCGCAAACGGCACCGGCGATGGCACCCAGCATCTGAGCCAGGATGTAGACGCAGATGTTGGTGGTCGTTGCCGGCACATCGGTGGCCAGGTCGTTGCCCGCCACGGCCAGACCGATGGTGACTGCCGGGTTCAGGTGGCCGCCGGTGGCGTAGGCGGCGTAGACGCCCATGAACACCGCCATACCCCATCCGAAGGCGATGACGATCCAGCCGGAGCCTTGGGCCTTGGACTTGGGGAGATTGACGGCGGCGCAGACACCGGCGCCGAATAGGATG
This genomic stretch from Actinomyces qiguomingii harbors:
- a CDS encoding MIP/aquaporin family protein; this translates as MTLAQIFLSEFLGTLILILFGAGVCAAVNLPKSKAQGSGWIVIAFGWGMAVFMGVYAAYATGGHLNPAVTIGLAVAGNDLATDVPATTTNICVYILAQMLGAIAGAVCAWLAYKKHFDEKAPADAKLGCFSTGPGIRSYGWNVVTEAIATFTLVAWVLYNGKSPSELGPLAVAFVIVAIGLSLGGPTGYAINPARDLGPRIAYAILPIPGKGSADWAYSWVPVVGPLIGAVAAALLIPNLAGLF